Proteins encoded by one window of Orbaceae bacterium BiB:
- the thyA gene encoding thymidylate synthase, producing the protein MKQYLALMQKILDEGKSKSDRTGTGTLSIFGHQMRFNLQDGFPLVTTKKCHLRSIIHELLWFLKGDTNIQYLKDNKVSIWDEWADENGDLGPVYGKQWRAWGAADGRQIDQISQLIEQIKKDPDSRRMIVSAWNVGELEQMALAPCHAFFQFYVAEGKLSCQLYQRSCDVFLGLPFNIASYSLLVHMIAQQCDLEVGDFVWTGGDTHLYSNHMEQTHLQLSREPKKLPKLVIKRKPPTIFDYVFEDFEIEGYDPHTPIKAPVAI; encoded by the coding sequence ATGAAACAGTATTTAGCACTTATGCAGAAAATTTTAGATGAAGGTAAATCAAAGTCAGATCGTACGGGTACTGGAACATTGTCTATTTTTGGTCATCAAATGCGTTTTAATCTACAAGATGGTTTTCCGTTAGTTACCACTAAAAAATGTCATTTAAGATCGATTATTCATGAATTACTTTGGTTTTTGAAAGGTGATACGAATATTCAATATTTGAAAGATAATAAAGTATCAATTTGGGATGAATGGGCGGATGAGAATGGTGATTTAGGTCCCGTTTACGGTAAACAATGGCGTGCTTGGGGCGCTGCTGATGGGCGACAAATTGACCAAATCAGTCAATTAATTGAACAGATTAAAAAAGATCCTGATTCTCGTAGAATGATTGTATCTGCTTGGAATGTTGGTGAGTTAGAGCAAATGGCATTAGCACCTTGTCATGCTTTTTTCCAATTTTATGTGGCCGAAGGTAAATTATCTTGTCAACTTTATCAACGTTCTTGTGATGTCTTTTTGGGGCTACCTTTTAATATTGCGAGCTACTCTCTGCTAGTACACATGATTGCACAACAGTGTGATTTAGAGGTTGGCGATTTTGTCTGGACTGGTGGAGATACTCACTTATATTCTAACCATATGGAACAGACTCATTTACAACTAAGCCGTGAACCTAAAAAACTACCTAAATTAGTTATAAAACGCAAACCTCCAACAATTTTTGATTATGTTTTTGAAGATTTTGAGATTGAAGGGTATGATCCTCATACTCCAATCAAAGCTCCGGTTGCAATTTAA
- the lgt gene encoding prolipoprotein diacylglyceryl transferase, translating to MKQYLIFPNIDPILFSLGPISLHWYGAMYLFGVLGALFLANRRIKKPNSGWTKAQVENLLFWGFLGLFIGGRLGYTFFYNLKTFISDPMVLFRVWEGGMSFHGGLIGALIVIAIFSLKNHKTFFQVSDFVAPLIPIGLMFGRLGNFINGELWGRVTDSSIGMLFPTSGAADQAFVNSHPEWLNLFTECGNLLPRHPSQLYEMLFEGIILFIILNLFIRKPRPVGSVSGLFLLLYGIFRFIIEFFRQPDEQLGLFFNFISMGQILCLPMIIFGAIFLYYAYKLPNGLKIRIGSIHF from the coding sequence ATGAAACAATATCTGATTTTTCCTAATATCGATCCAATTTTATTTTCGTTAGGGCCAATATCATTACATTGGTATGGTGCCATGTATCTATTTGGGGTGTTAGGAGCTCTATTTTTAGCTAATCGAAGGATTAAAAAACCAAACAGTGGTTGGACTAAAGCTCAAGTCGAAAATTTACTTTTTTGGGGATTTTTAGGCTTATTTATTGGTGGACGTTTAGGTTATACTTTTTTCTATAATCTTAAAACCTTTATTAGTGATCCAATGGTTTTGTTCAGAGTATGGGAAGGCGGAATGTCTTTTCATGGCGGATTAATTGGGGCATTAATTGTTATTGCTATTTTCTCCCTAAAAAACCACAAAACATTTTTTCAAGTATCTGATTTTGTAGCGCCACTCATACCGATTGGTTTAATGTTTGGACGTTTAGGTAATTTTATCAATGGTGAACTGTGGGGAAGAGTAACTGATTCATCAATTGGTATGTTATTCCCAACTTCAGGCGCTGCCGATCAAGCTTTCGTTAATTCACATCCTGAGTGGCTAAATTTATTTACTGAGTGTGGTAATCTATTACCTCGTCATCCTTCTCAACTTTATGAAATGTTGTTTGAAGGGATTATCTTATTTATTATATTAAATTTGTTTATTCGAAAGCCTAGACCTGTTGGTAGTGTATCTGGGCTATTCTTACTACTATATGGTATATTCCGTTTTATCATTGAGTTTTTTAGACAACCTGACGAGCAACTTGGTTTATTTTTTAATTTTATTAGCATGGGGCAAATTCTCTGTTTACCAATGATTATATTCGGAGCAATATTTCTTTATTATGCTTATAAATTGCCAAATGGTTTAAAAATTCGTATTGGTAGTATCCATTTTTAA
- the rppH gene encoding RNA pyrophosphohydrolase has translation MIDNDGYRPNVGIIICNRHGQLLWARRFGQNSWQFPQGGINNNETPEQAMFRELNEEVGLLPKDVKILSVTNGWLRYKLPKRMVRWENEPVCIGQKQKWFLLELISDVSFINLSLTSSPEFDDWKWVSYWYPVRQVITFKRDVYRKAMKEFSSIVFSLQNEKELSPSPYGETTISANKQGAKKRFSFFAHKRKNKQRVKK, from the coding sequence GTGATCGATAATGATGGCTACCGTCCAAATGTGGGAATTATTATTTGCAACCGACACGGGCAACTTCTGTGGGCACGTCGTTTCGGTCAAAATTCATGGCAGTTTCCTCAGGGCGGAATTAATAATAATGAAACTCCTGAACAAGCAATGTTTAGAGAGTTAAATGAAGAAGTCGGATTATTACCTAAAGATGTCAAAATTCTTTCTGTAACGAATGGTTGGTTACGTTATAAGCTTCCAAAGCGAATGGTGCGTTGGGAGAATGAACCTGTCTGTATTGGACAAAAGCAGAAGTGGTTTTTATTAGAATTGATATCTGATGTGTCTTTTATTAATCTATCTTTGACGTCATCTCCTGAGTTTGATGACTGGAAGTGGGTTAGTTATTGGTACCCTGTTCGGCAAGTCATTACTTTTAAACGAGATGTTTATCGTAAGGCTATGAAAGAGTTTTCTTCTATCGTATTTTCTTTACAGAATGAGAAGGAATTGTCACCTTCACCATATGGTGAAACAACGATATCCGCTAATAAGCAAGGGGCTAAAAAGCGGTTTAGCTTTTTTGCTCATAAGCGTAAAAACAAGCAGCGTGTAAAAAAATGA